From one Rhodoferax sp. PAMC 29310 genomic stretch:
- a CDS encoding zf-HC2 domain-containing protein has protein sequence MMPFLKNCKEITALVTAREDRALGWRDRLAVRMHMAMCAACPNFERQMLTMRNAMAQWRNYEGEDALSGDFKGPEAP, from the coding sequence ATGATGCCTTTTCTCAAAAACTGCAAAGAAATTACTGCCTTGGTGACTGCCAGAGAGGATCGCGCGCTCGGTTGGCGCGATCGCCTCGCGGTAAGAATGCACATGGCAATGTGTGCCGCGTGCCCAAATTTCGAGCGCCAGATGCTCACCATGCGCAATGCCATGGCCCAGTGGCGCAACTATGAAGGTGAGGACGCTTTATCGGGTGACTTCAAAGGTCCGGAGGCGCCGTGA
- a CDS encoding SDR family oxidoreductase — MSKLVFITGASSGLGQALAWRYYQAGFTLALVARRVAELQAWVDAQGISADRCRIYSADVAVSDSIVAAGQACLVDQGVPDVVIANAGISIGMDSAVRGDLDVMTRTLAINLTGVAATFYPFVAAMAARGDGRLVGIGSVAGIRGLPGHGAYCASKAGVISYCESLRGELRPTGVKVVTICPGYIDTPLTQKNTYGMPFLMSPEAFSDKAFKTIEDGSSYQVIPWQMGVVAKLLRILPNSLFDKALSGRARKARSTE; from the coding sequence ATGTCCAAACTCGTATTCATAACTGGCGCCTCCAGTGGCTTGGGCCAAGCGTTGGCCTGGCGCTATTACCAAGCGGGTTTCACATTGGCTCTGGTGGCGCGGCGAGTCGCTGAACTCCAAGCCTGGGTGGACGCGCAAGGCATCAGCGCCGATCGCTGTCGAATTTATAGCGCGGATGTTGCCGTCTCAGACAGTATCGTTGCGGCTGGCCAGGCGTGTTTGGTTGATCAAGGTGTTCCGGATGTGGTCATAGCCAACGCCGGCATAAGCATCGGCATGGACAGCGCAGTTCGAGGTGACCTCGATGTGATGACTCGCACCTTGGCCATCAACCTGACAGGGGTGGCTGCTACCTTTTATCCCTTTGTGGCCGCAATGGCCGCCCGCGGCGATGGCCGCTTGGTTGGAATCGGCAGTGTGGCTGGTATTCGGGGACTCCCCGGACATGGGGCTTATTGCGCGAGCAAAGCTGGGGTCATCAGCTATTGCGAAAGCTTGCGAGGTGAATTAAGACCCACTGGTGTCAAAGTGGTCACGATTTGTCCGGGTTATATCGACACACCGCTCACTCAAAAAAACACCTACGGCATGCCATTTTTGATGAGCCCCGAAGCTTTTTCGGACAAAGCCTTCAAAACCATTGAAGACGGTTCGAGCTACCAAGTCATTCCGTGGCAAATGGGCGTTGTGGCCAAGCTTCTGCGCATCTTGCCAAACAGCCTGTTTGATAAAGCCTTGTCCGGGCGGGCTCGTAAAGCGCGCAGCACGGAATAA
- a CDS encoding SIS domain-containing protein produces the protein MNPKLTPARPFNAEQALRLAEETLDIEATAILGLKRNLGVSFPQVVEMMLGVRGRVVVMGMGKSGHVGRKIAATLSSTGTPAMFVHPAEASHGDLGMIKAIDLVLAISNSGESEELTAILPVLKRMGAPLVAMSAQASSTLGRHADVFLDCSVEKEACPLNLAPTASTTAQLAMGDALAVALLDARGFKAEDFARSHPGGALGRKLLTLVSDVMRGGDQIPHVGLNASLSDVMREMGAKGLGATAIVEGDLKVRGVFTDGDLRRLVEKGTDLRSLLAHQVMHPNPSTILSDALAVDAAELMELRRITSVLVIDASGRLCGALNSNDLMRAKVI, from the coding sequence ATGAACCCAAAACTCACGCCCGCGCGGCCGTTCAATGCCGAGCAAGCTCTGCGGCTTGCAGAGGAAACTCTTGACATCGAGGCCACAGCCATTCTGGGCTTGAAGCGCAACTTGGGCGTATCATTCCCCCAAGTTGTGGAAATGATGCTTGGCGTGCGTGGCCGCGTGGTCGTGATGGGCATGGGGAAAAGTGGCCATGTCGGAAGAAAAATAGCGGCAACTCTTTCGTCAACGGGAACGCCCGCCATGTTTGTCCACCCAGCTGAGGCCAGCCACGGCGATTTGGGGATGATCAAGGCCATTGATCTTGTATTGGCCATATCCAACAGTGGCGAATCTGAGGAATTGACAGCAATCCTGCCGGTTCTTAAGCGCATGGGGGCTCCCTTGGTCGCCATGTCGGCGCAAGCAAGCTCAACCCTGGGTCGCCACGCCGACGTGTTTCTAGATTGCAGTGTCGAAAAAGAAGCCTGTCCCTTGAATCTCGCCCCCACTGCAAGCACCACCGCACAACTGGCCATGGGAGATGCTTTGGCCGTGGCCTTGCTAGATGCCCGTGGCTTTAAGGCGGAAGACTTTGCGCGATCCCACCCTGGCGGAGCATTGGGGCGCAAGTTGCTGACACTGGTCAGTGATGTGATGCGCGGGGGTGACCAAATTCCGCACGTTGGGTTGAACGCAAGTCTAAGCGACGTCATGCGCGAGATGGGAGCCAAAGGCTTGGGCGCAACGGCGATTGTGGAAGGCGATTTGAAAGTCAGGGGCGTGTTCACGGACGGCGACCTACGCCGCTTGGTCGAAAAGGGCACCGACCTGCGAAGTTTGCTGGCACACCAAGTCATGCACCCCAACCCTAGCACCATATTGAGTGATGCTTTGGCGGTGGACGCTGCAGAGTTGATGGAGCTCCGTCGTATTACCAGCGTCTTGGTCATCGATGCCAGTGGCCGACTATGTGGGGCCCTGAATAGCAACGATTTAATGCGGGCAAAGGTCATCTAA
- the lptC gene encoding LPS export ABC transporter periplasmic protein LptC: MGVFALGTYWLVRSTPLLIPPEPVVAARHDPDYFMRNFSVKTYGETGRLKSEVTGSNARHFPDSDTLEIDGVRIRSFDEENRLTTVSARRALTNSDNSEVQLFGDALVIRLPGQDAKGNNLPGMEFRGEFLHAFMDTEQIKSHLPVVLIRGLDRFNADTLDFDNRTGVLLLNGRVKGVLVPTKSP; the protein is encoded by the coding sequence ATGGGTGTTTTTGCGCTGGGCACCTATTGGCTGGTACGCAGCACCCCACTGTTGATACCGCCTGAGCCTGTCGTGGCGGCGCGTCATGATCCAGACTATTTCATGCGCAACTTTTCCGTGAAGACATATGGCGAAACAGGCCGACTCAAGAGTGAGGTGACTGGCAGCAATGCCCGGCATTTTCCGGACAGCGACACGCTTGAAATTGACGGCGTTCGCATTCGCTCCTTTGATGAGGAGAACCGACTGACCACGGTCAGTGCACGCCGCGCGTTGACCAACAGCGACAACTCCGAAGTTCAATTGTTTGGCGATGCACTTGTCATCCGATTGCCCGGACAGGATGCGAAGGGAAACAATTTGCCTGGCATGGAGTTTCGAGGGGAGTTTCTTCATGCCTTCATGGACACTGAGCAGATTAAGTCGCACCTTCCCGTCGTACTAATCCGTGGCCTAGACCGCTTCAACGCCGATACCTTGGACTTTGACAATCGCACCGGTGTTTTGCTGCTCAATGGGCGCGTCAAAGGTGTTCTGGTGCCTACCAAATCCCCCTGA
- a CDS encoding DUF2282 domain-containing protein: MNQRAMIAAAAASLMSLAMVSMPAAAQSKDKCFGIAKAGQNDCASISGVHSCAGQSKVDMDKGEWKYVAKGTCKDMGGLSMDEAKMMKKG, from the coding sequence ATGAACCAACGTGCCATGATCGCCGCCGCAGCCGCTTCCCTGATGTCTCTTGCCATGGTTTCCATGCCGGCTGCCGCCCAGTCCAAAGACAAATGTTTTGGGATCGCCAAAGCGGGCCAAAATGATTGCGCCAGCATTTCCGGCGTTCACTCTTGTGCCGGCCAGTCCAAAGTCGACATGGACAAAGGCGAGTGGAAGTATGTTGCCAAAGGAACTTGCAAAGACATGGGCGGCCTGTCCATGGACGAAGCCAAGATGATGAAAAAGGGCTAA
- a CDS encoding monovalent cation:proton antiporter family protein, with protein sequence MSPLELTLLYLLAAVLGVVAFRTMKLPPMLGYLAVGVVIGPNALALAKNADGVRHLGEFGVVFLMFVIGLEFNLPKLRAMRSHVFGLGFSQVGLTILLATGAALGLAALMPGMWGMTWQTALALACALSMSSTAIVVKLMTERLEMESEHGKRVMGVLLFQDLAVVPLLVLIPALGASTDQLAGTLLLATLKASVLITLLLVGGPRVMRFWLTLVARRKSEELFVLNLLLITLGLAWLTELAGLSLALGAFIAGMLISETQFKHQVETDIRPFHDVLLGLFFISIGMMLDWRLVLERWPLVLLLVIGPVLFKAVLVSALTRGLGATTGVSVRTGLYLAQAGEFGFVLLTLAQANSLVPPALLNPILASMVLSMLATPFIIMYSNRIVMKLVSSEWLQQSLQMTNIARKSINSNKHVIICGYGRCGQNLARILEREHIPYIALDLDPDRVRQAAAAGDSVVFGDAARLQALMAAGLARASAVVITYLETPGALKVLTHIRSHAPQVPVIVRTQDDHDLELLQDAGATEVVPEAIEGSLMLASHALALVGVSMRRVIRIVQDQRDARYNLLRGYFHGADDDSVDELHHERLSTLTLPIDATSIGKSMGHFELDSVGVRIVSLRRSSGKLLPLTDDLIFEDGDTLVLSGQAESLALASTMLLQQ encoded by the coding sequence ATGAGTCCACTCGAACTAACTCTACTTTATTTGCTTGCTGCGGTGCTGGGCGTCGTGGCATTTCGGACCATGAAGTTGCCCCCAATGCTCGGCTACCTAGCCGTGGGCGTGGTGATTGGCCCGAATGCTCTAGCTTTGGCAAAAAATGCCGATGGCGTGCGGCACTTGGGCGAGTTCGGCGTGGTGTTCCTGATGTTTGTGATTGGCCTGGAGTTCAACCTGCCCAAATTGCGGGCCATGCGCAGTCATGTTTTTGGCTTGGGGTTTTCTCAAGTCGGTTTAACCATTCTGCTTGCGACTGGTGCCGCATTGGGGTTGGCAGCGCTCATGCCCGGGATGTGGGGCATGACTTGGCAGACTGCCCTGGCTTTGGCTTGTGCGTTGTCAATGAGCAGTACCGCCATCGTGGTCAAGCTGATGACGGAACGCCTTGAGATGGAGTCTGAGCACGGTAAGCGGGTCATGGGTGTTTTGCTATTCCAGGATTTGGCGGTAGTCCCGTTGCTCGTGTTGATTCCGGCGCTGGGGGCATCCACGGACCAACTGGCTGGTACGTTGCTGCTGGCGACCCTAAAAGCCAGCGTGCTGATTACATTGCTGTTGGTCGGTGGGCCGCGTGTGATGCGGTTCTGGCTCACATTGGTGGCACGGCGCAAGAGTGAGGAGTTGTTTGTATTAAACCTGCTCCTGATCACTCTGGGGCTGGCGTGGCTGACCGAGTTGGCCGGACTAAGCCTCGCACTTGGGGCTTTTATTGCGGGAATGCTGATTTCAGAGACACAGTTCAAGCACCAAGTTGAAACGGATATTCGTCCCTTCCATGATGTATTGCTGGGTTTGTTCTTTATTAGTATTGGCATGATGCTCGACTGGCGGCTGGTCCTGGAGCGTTGGCCGTTGGTGCTTCTGCTGGTAATTGGCCCCGTGTTGTTCAAAGCGGTCCTTGTGTCCGCGCTCACTCGTGGGCTGGGCGCCACAACCGGCGTTTCTGTGAGAACCGGGTTGTATTTGGCACAAGCCGGTGAATTTGGCTTCGTCTTGTTGACCTTGGCTCAGGCCAATTCATTGGTGCCGCCAGCTTTGCTTAATCCCATTCTGGCCAGCATGGTGCTGTCTATGTTGGCAACACCCTTCATCATCATGTACAGCAACCGCATTGTCATGAAACTGGTGAGCAGTGAATGGTTGCAACAGTCGCTTCAAATGACCAATATTGCCCGTAAATCGATCAACAGCAACAAGCACGTGATTATTTGCGGCTATGGTCGTTGTGGTCAAAATCTTGCACGCATTCTTGAACGCGAACATATTCCCTACATTGCGCTAGACCTTGATCCTGACCGCGTGCGGCAGGCAGCTGCAGCAGGTGACTCCGTTGTATTTGGTGATGCGGCGCGGCTGCAGGCTTTGATGGCGGCGGGACTGGCCCGGGCAAGCGCCGTGGTGATTACCTATCTCGAAACGCCAGGTGCCCTCAAGGTGCTAACGCACATTCGATCACATGCACCTCAAGTACCTGTGATTGTGCGAACCCAGGACGATCACGATCTGGAACTACTGCAAGACGCGGGCGCGACGGAGGTTGTGCCAGAAGCCATCGAAGGCTCCTTGATGCTGGCCAGCCACGCTCTGGCCCTGGTTGGCGTTTCGATGCGTCGAGTGATTCGCATTGTTCAAGACCAGCGAGATGCCCGCTACAACCTGCTAAGAGGGTATTTTCACGGGGCAGACGATGATTCAGTGGATGAATTGCACCATGAGCGGTTGTCGACCTTGACGCTTCCCATTGATGCGACCAGCATCGGAAAATCGATGGGACATTTTGAACTTGACAGTGTCGGGGTGCGCATCGTGAGCTTGCGCCGAAGCAGTGGGAAACTCTTGCCTCTGACCGACGACTTAATATTTGAAGATGGGGACACTTTGGTCCTGTCTGGTCAAGCGGAATCCTTGGCCCTTGCGTCGACCATGCTTCTTCAGCAATGA
- a CDS encoding sigma-70 family RNA polymerase sigma factor translates to MSISAPSSFEHQLLEHRLYLMRFARLQLRNDAWAEDAVSETVLAALAKPQSFGNRSQLKTWLIGILKHKVIDALRHHSREISGLDPGADEDADPLDYLGVKANGHFTQRPADWGNPEQDLSSRQFFEVLDACTTKLPAAQGRLFLMREWLELSSDEICKELGMTPTNFYVQLHRARLRLRECLELNWFAKPKAP, encoded by the coding sequence ATGAGCATCAGTGCCCCCTCGTCTTTTGAACATCAGTTGCTTGAGCATCGTCTCTATTTGATGCGCTTTGCCCGGCTGCAGTTAAGGAATGACGCGTGGGCGGAGGATGCGGTGTCTGAAACGGTGTTGGCCGCTCTGGCCAAACCGCAAAGTTTCGGCAATCGGTCGCAGCTCAAAACTTGGTTGATTGGCATTCTGAAGCACAAGGTGATCGACGCCCTGCGCCATCACAGTCGGGAAATCAGCGGATTGGACCCCGGTGCTGATGAAGACGCTGATCCGCTGGACTATCTCGGCGTCAAGGCCAATGGTCACTTCACCCAACGTCCGGCTGACTGGGGCAACCCGGAGCAAGACCTCTCCAGTCGCCAGTTCTTTGAAGTGCTGGACGCCTGCACCACTAAATTACCCGCCGCTCAAGGGCGTCTGTTCTTGATGCGGGAGTGGCTGGAACTTTCCAGTGATGAAATCTGTAAGGAACTGGGCATGACGCCGACCAATTTTTACGTCCAGCTCCACCGCGCACGTTTGCGCCTACGAGAATGCTTGGAGCTCAACTGGTTTGCCAAGCCCAAAGCACCATGA
- a CDS encoding HAD family hydrolase codes for MAAPALQFDPGLLLRAQGVRVAFFDVDGVLTDGGLHFNEFGETLKRFNTLDGHGLKLLQRAGITPAVISGRDSKPLRVRLAALGITHVHFGTEDKRPAAEQTLQALGLEWHQAAAMGDDWPDLPMLQRSTIACAPCNAHIEVKAVAHYVTSARGGEGAAREFCDLLLVASGQYAGLLAQYTL; via the coding sequence ATGGCAGCACCGGCACTTCAATTCGATCCAGGGCTGTTGCTACGGGCTCAAGGGGTTCGCGTCGCATTTTTTGACGTGGATGGTGTTCTCACCGATGGCGGCCTTCATTTCAACGAATTTGGCGAAACCCTGAAGCGCTTCAATACATTGGACGGACATGGCCTCAAGTTGCTGCAGCGGGCCGGGATCACTCCAGCCGTGATCAGCGGCCGCGACTCCAAGCCTTTGAGGGTTCGACTGGCGGCACTGGGAATCACCCATGTCCACTTTGGCACGGAAGACAAGCGCCCCGCGGCTGAGCAGACCCTGCAAGCGCTGGGTCTGGAGTGGCACCAAGCGGCAGCGATGGGCGATGACTGGCCGGACCTACCCATGCTTCAACGCAGCACCATTGCGTGCGCCCCATGCAATGCCCATATAGAGGTGAAAGCGGTCGCGCACTATGTGACCAGCGCACGAGGTGGCGAGGGCGCTGCCAGAGAGTTCTGTGATCTCCTCCTGGTTGCGAGCGGTCAATACGCTGGCTTGCTGGCGCAATACACGTTGTGA
- a CDS encoding adenine phosphoribosyltransferase, with the protein MQNLSVNQYLRNHIRTVPDWPAPGVQFRDITPLLQNAKVFRVLIDAFVHRYMDPAMRPDVVAGLDARGFILGAVIAYELNVGFVPIRKKGKLPFTTVEETYELEYGSATVELHTDAVQAGHRVLLIDDLIATGGTMMAGKKLLEKLGAHVMEGAAIVDLPELGGSDKLKASGLPLFTLLDFEGH; encoded by the coding sequence ATGCAAAACCTGAGCGTAAATCAATACCTTCGAAACCACATTCGGACCGTGCCAGACTGGCCGGCACCCGGCGTTCAGTTTCGCGACATCACGCCACTTCTTCAAAATGCCAAAGTGTTTCGGGTCTTGATTGATGCCTTTGTCCATCGGTACATGGATCCGGCCATGCGTCCAGACGTGGTGGCAGGGCTTGACGCGCGCGGGTTCATTTTGGGCGCTGTGATTGCGTACGAACTGAACGTCGGGTTTGTGCCGATTCGCAAAAAAGGAAAACTTCCATTCACGACAGTGGAAGAAACCTATGAGCTGGAGTATGGAAGCGCGACCGTGGAACTGCACACCGATGCAGTGCAAGCAGGCCACCGGGTTCTGCTGATTGACGACCTGATCGCGACTGGCGGAACTATGATGGCCGGTAAAAAATTACTTGAAAAGCTCGGGGCTCACGTGATGGAGGGCGCCGCCATCGTCGACTTGCCCGAGCTTGGCGGGTCGGACAAGCTGAAAGCGTCAGGCTTGCCGCTGTTTACCTTGTTGGATTTCGAGGGCCACTGA
- a CDS encoding RNA-binding protein, whose protein sequence is MGNKLYVGNLPYSFRDEDLQQAFAAHGTVTSAKVMMERDTGRSKGFGFVEMASDAEAQAAINGMNGQQYGGRGLVVNEARPMEARPPRTGGGGFGGGGGYGGGAGGGGGRSGGGGGGGYGGGAGGGGGRSGGGGGGGYGGGRSSY, encoded by the coding sequence ATGGGCAACAAACTTTACGTAGGCAATCTGCCATATTCTTTCCGTGACGAAGACTTGCAGCAAGCATTTGCCGCACACGGTACCGTTACCAGCGCCAAAGTCATGATGGAACGTGACACCGGCCGCTCTAAAGGTTTCGGCTTTGTTGAAATGGCCAGCGATGCAGAAGCACAAGCAGCTATCAACGGCATGAACGGTCAGCAATACGGTGGACGTGGTCTCGTCGTGAACGAAGCTCGCCCAATGGAGGCACGTCCTCCACGTACCGGTGGCGGCGGCTTCGGCGGCGGCGGCGGTTACGGCGGCGGTGCTGGCGGTGGCGGTGGTCGTAGCGGTGGTGGTGGTGGCGGCGGTTACGGCGGCGGTGCTGGCGGTGGCGGTGGTCGTAGCGGTGGTGGCGGCGGCGGCGGTTACGGCGGTGGTCGTAGCAGCTACTAA